In Candidatus Cloacimonadota bacterium, the following proteins share a genomic window:
- a CDS encoding DUF47 family protein: MQTEIDNYLDNVENAALIFFEGVKNYIAGKIERFEKHYQKITEIETEADRLRRDIKKKLYTFMLIPESRGDVLGLIENIDDVVDIAQKVLTQLSIETPKIPDFLKADFHDLAELSSKSVEELVKAARAFFTEIKLVSNYINKVHFYEHEADQLEEQMKRKIFRTTEIKSFSKRVHLRYFVEKIVLCSDAAESVAERLAVYTIKRRI; the protein is encoded by the coding sequence ATGCAAACCGAAATAGACAACTATCTCGATAATGTTGAAAATGCAGCCTTGATTTTTTTTGAAGGTGTTAAAAATTATATTGCAGGAAAAATCGAAAGATTTGAGAAGCATTATCAGAAAATTACGGAAATAGAAACAGAAGCTGACAGGCTTCGCAGAGATATCAAGAAAAAACTCTATACATTTATGTTGATCCCTGAATCCAGAGGTGATGTTCTTGGTCTGATCGAAAATATCGATGATGTCGTAGATATCGCCCAAAAAGTATTAACCCAACTCTCAATAGAAACTCCCAAAATTCCTGATTTTCTCAAGGCTGATTTCCATGATCTTGCCGAATTATCATCCAAATCTGTGGAAGAACTTGTTAAAGCTGCCCGTGCCTTTTTCACAGAGATAAAGCTGGTCAGCAATTATATTAACAAGGTTCATTTTTATGAACATGAAGCAGATCAATTAGAAGAACAAATGAAACGAAAAATTTTCCGGACTACCGAGATAAAAAGTTTCAGCAAAAGAGTTCATCTCAGATATTTTGTGGAAAAAATAGTTCTATGTTCTGATGCTGCCGAATCTGTCGCAGAAAGATTAGCTGTCTATACCATTAAAAGACGAATATAA
- a CDS encoding inorganic phosphate transporter, which produces MITILFFLSSGLFLGWSLGANDAANIFGTAVGTKMIKFRTAATICSIFLILGAVVSGAGASHTLGKLGAIDKLAGAFIVALAAGLTVLWMSKSGLPVSTSQAIVGAIIGWNFFSKTATDINALTKILGTWIFSPILSALFAFLLFKLVKYIVENSKIHLIRLDSITRKGLIVAGAFGAFSLGANNIGNVMGVFINSSPFHDFQIGNLISFTSVHQLFLLGGIAIAIGVFTYSKRVMMTVGSSIFKLSPISALIVVLASSIVLFLFASKGLENWLIAHHLPAFPLVPVSSSQSVVGSILGISLAKGGRNINFSILGKISIGWIVTPLASAVIAYIALFFMQNVFMQDVFVH; this is translated from the coding sequence ATGATAACCATTTTATTTTTTTTATCGAGCGGATTGTTTTTGGGATGGTCACTCGGCGCAAATGATGCTGCCAATATTTTTGGAACTGCAGTCGGCACCAAAATGATAAAGTTCCGGACTGCTGCTACAATCTGCAGTATTTTTTTAATATTAGGAGCTGTGGTCAGTGGAGCTGGAGCTTCTCATACACTTGGTAAACTGGGTGCTATAGATAAACTGGCTGGAGCATTTATTGTGGCTCTTGCTGCCGGACTAACCGTATTATGGATGTCAAAATCCGGTTTACCTGTTTCTACATCTCAAGCTATTGTGGGTGCTATAATTGGCTGGAATTTCTTCTCTAAAACAGCTACGGATATTAATGCTCTGACAAAAATATTGGGAACTTGGATTTTCTCACCAATTCTCTCTGCTTTGTTCGCTTTTTTGTTGTTTAAACTGGTCAAGTATATTGTTGAAAATTCAAAGATCCATTTGATAAGATTAGATTCTATAACCAGGAAAGGATTGATCGTTGCCGGCGCTTTTGGTGCTTTTAGTCTGGGAGCAAACAATATTGGGAATGTGATGGGTGTTTTTATAAATTCATCTCCTTTTCATGATTTTCAAATCGGAAATCTGATTTCCTTTACGAGTGTCCATCAACTATTTCTTTTGGGTGGAATTGCTATTGCGATCGGTGTTTTTACTTATTCAAAAAGAGTAATGATGACCGTTGGTTCAAGCATTTTCAAATTGTCTCCTATTTCAGCTTTGATCGTTGTTCTGGCAAGTTCGATCGTCCTCTTCCTTTTTGCTTCCAAAGGACTGGAAAACTGGTTAATTGCGCATCATCTTCCTGCCTTTCCTTTAGTTCCGGTTTCAAGTTCACAATCTGTAGTTGGTTCGATACTTGGTATCAGTCTTGCCAAAGGTGGAAGAAATATTAATTTCTCGATATTAGGAAAAATCAGCATCGGTTGGATCGTAACACCTCTTGCATCTGCTGTAATTGCCTACATTGCTTTATTTTTTATGCAGAATGTCTTTATGCAGGATGTGTTTGTTCATTGA